In Triticum urartu cultivar G1812 unplaced genomic scaffold, Tu2.1 TuUngrouped_contig_8182, whole genome shotgun sequence, the genomic window TTGGTGGAGAAGGGTGGATTGTTAGTGTAGATGATTTAGAAGATATAATTGGTGGGCATGTATGGTTGGGTTTTATTTGTGTATTTGGCGGAATTTGGCATATTTTAACCAAACCCTTCGCATGGGCTCGCCGTGCATTTGTATGGTCTGGAGAAGCTTACTTGTCTTATAGTTTAGCTGCTTTATCTGTCTTTGGTTTTATCGCTTGTTGTTTTGTATGGTTCAATAATACAGCTTATCCGAGTGAGTTTTATGGACCCACCGGGCCAGAAGCTTCTCAAGCTCAAGCATTTACTTTTCTAGTTAGAGACCAGCGTCTTGGAGCTAATGTGGGATCCGCTCAAGGACCCACAGGTTTAGGTAAATATCTAATGCGTTCCCCAACTGGGGAGGTTATCTTTGGAGGGGAAACTATGCGTTTTTGGGACCTTCGTGCTCCATGGTTAGAACCTCTAAGGGGCCCCAACGGTTTGGACTTGAGTAGGTTGAAAAAAGACATACAACCTTGGCAAGAACGACGCTCAGCAGAATATATGACCCACGCTCCTTTAGGCTCTTTAAATTCCGTGGGTGGCGTAGCTACCGAGATCAATGCAGTTAATTATGTCTCTCCTAGAAGTTGGTTATCAACTTCTCATTTTGTTCTAGGATTCTTCTTTTTTGTGGGCCATTTATGGCATGCAGGAAGAGCCCGAGCTGCTGCAGCAGGTTTTGAAAAGGGAATCGATCGTGATTTGGAACCTGTTCTTTACATGAACCCTCTTAACTAAGATTTTCTTATTTATACCTGTTCTACTTTTTTTCTGTTCTGGCTCGGTTATTCCATCTAGCCGAGCCATTCATTCCTTTTTATGAAAGAAAGATAAGGGACAGaaaaaaaaaataaataaaaatgaaAGAAACAAACGTATTCAATAAGCAAAAGGAGAGAGAGGGATTCGAACCCTCGATAgttaaaaatgaaaatgaaagaaacaAACGTATTCAATAAGTAAAAGGAGAGAGAGGGATTCGAACCCTCGATAGTTCCTAGAACTATACCGGTTTTCAAGACCGGAGCTATCAACCACTCAGCCATCTCTCCACAGCCTAATCCTTATTTTACTCCTACAAATAGAACATAgccatataaaaaataaaaagatTTATTAGCCTCTAGAAAGATATCAGATACAAGTTCCTTTTCGATATATCTCTGTATACTGTATACACGGATACAGGATCCGCTATACCCGCTTGTGAAATAAAGAGTAAATAATCTCTTCTCACCCCCATATCCAAATAAAAAAGCGGTTTAAGTAATAAATTTGAATTAAAGAGAAGAATCAATGGATTCATGATTAAACCCCTCCTACTTCTTGTATTTTTTTACAATTTTGGTTTAAGTGAGGGATCAAATATGTAGTCaactttatttgatggtagcttGGAGGATTAGAAATATGACTATTGCTTTCCAATTAGCTGTTTTTGCATTAATTGCGACTTCCTCAGTCTTAGTAATTAGTGTACCCCTTGTATTTGCTTCTCCTGATGGTTGGTCAAATAATAAAAATATTGTATTTTCCGGCACATCATTATGGATTGGACTAGTCTTTATCGTAGCTATTCTGAATTCTCTCATTTCTTAAATGAAATTTGGTTAATATTTATTAACCCCATAAAAAAGAAATAATAAAGGCCATTTCTTCTAAAAAATTAGAATAGTGAGACGTATTAAAACGCAATTTGCGTTCCGAATTGCTAGCTCTTCTCTTTCAGTATTATGAAATTCCATTCCCATTAGAATATTCATTGACAGAtaataaaaaaaggaaaactcTAATATAATAGAAAATGAAATGAAACGGTCGACCGAGACATAGAAGGTCGACCCAGGCGGATATATGCTATAAAATATATATCGTAGCGAGCGTAGTTCAATGGTAAAATATCTCCTTGCCAAGGAGAAGATACGGGTTCGATTCCCGCCGCTCGCCCTCTTAATTTATCAAAGTACTATGATAAAAAAGTTTAGTCTAGTTAACTATTTAACTACTTATATTAAATTAAGTATTAATTAGGTGTTAGTCTAGTGCCGTATCCCTTACTATCTTACCCTTCCTTTGCATCTCACTCAAAAAAAGAGGGCGCTCCAGAGGCAGAAATAGAACTCGCCAACAAAGCTCCAAAAATTGGGTATTAACTGAGACAAACAACGGGCAAACTTTTTTTAAAGGGAAGGGAGAGGTAGACTGTCCCTTTCGTTCCGATAAAGAATCTTTTCCATTCTTAGGCTCAAATTTATTTCTCATCTCTGCAACTCGCGATTTTCGCGAGAGAACCAAATCCAAGTTGGTGAAGATCATAATTTGGGCTGGCACGGGGATCATTTGATCGATTTCCTTGATTTGATCGCTACTTAATGGGCGTGCGCTCAAAGGATACAAACAGGGATTCACAAACAAAAAGGGGAATCCGTAGTCACTTTTTCCTGTCGCGTAAAAAAGTCTTTACGCGAGAGCAATAGAGGTTGGGATACATCTATCTCTTCTGAGCAACCTCTTTTGGATTCTTAAGACCACCCTTGCTGTAGGATACCATCTGCTTTGGGTTATTTATTATCTCCTTCGAGGGATTTTTAGGATCGTTCAGGCTATATATATTTAGTCTATTTTGGCTTTTACTGTCTACTTTTCTCAGGGAGATGGTTAAGGACCTCAGAAGATAGAGGAGAGCGCCAGGCCCAGATTTCCGGAATACTTCTACGGGGAATGCTCATTGAATGAGCATTCTCCATATTATGCCTTGAAGAGGACTCGAACCTCCATGCTCTTCAGCATGAAATTTTGAGTCTCGGGTGTCTACCATTTCACCATCAAGGCATCTTGAAAGTGAATCATATTCAATGAATATGATATCTATCTAATGTGATATATGGAATATATGACAAAGATGGAGTCTTGGAGTATTTCGATCGATCGGTCATATAGGCCTGAGTCAGACATCAAATAGCTTCGATTTGCATTATCCGTAGGACACCTTATATGTATCAAAATCGATATCAAAATCAAAAAGATGAAAGATGTACAATCCAATTTCTCGATTCAATAGAAGCCCAAAGAGGTGCATATGGTACCCAAATAAGAATAGGATAGATATGTCAAAAGCAGGTCTGATTACACCTATTCCTAATCCTAAATAGAATGTAAGGACGTAGGGATTTCTATGTAAACAGAGTATCCTATTTCCATAGGCTCGAATGACCCCTTCTCATAATAAGAATGTGCACGGTCTGGTTCGGTATGGAATGAACTTATAATCTGATGATCGAGTCGATTCCATGATTATAAGTTCATAACCCTAGCGCCCATTCCCATTTTGGGCGGAACAGATCTACTAATTCTTTTATTCCAGTTAGTAAGAGGGATCTTGAACTAAGAAATAGACCTAGCAGCTAAAAGAGGGTATCCTGAGCAATTGCAAGAATGGGGTTCATTGATATTCCTGGTATAGTAGATGCTATCACACATACAGTCATACTCAATTCGATGGAATTGTTTGATCTTAAAGGGGATCTTCTATAATTTCGCACATAAGGGGTTATTTCTTGGTTTCGTCCAGTCATTAATAACTTGATTATTTTTAGATAATAGTAGATAGAAAGAACGCTCGTAAGGAGTCCTATTGAAACCTTGTTTGATCTTAAAGGGGATCTTCTATAATTTCGCACATAAGGGGTTATTTCTTGGTTTCGTCCAGTCATTAATAACTTGATTATTTTTAGATAATAGTAGATAGAAAGAACGCTCGTAAGGAGTCCTATTGAAACCAAGAAATATAGGCCTGCTTGCCATCCACACCAGAATAGATAGAGTTTTCCGAAGAAACCTGCTAGTGGAGGAAGGCCTCCTAGGGATAAGAGACATAGGGCTAAAGAGAGAGCCAAAAAAGGATCTTTCGTGTATAATCCTGCATAATCTCGAATGTTATCAGTTCCGGTACGTAGACCAAATAATACAATGCAAGCAAAAGTTCCTAGATTCATGGAGATATAGAACAGCATATAAGTTATCATGCTTGCATATCCATCATTTGAGTCTCCAACAATTATTCCAATAATTACATATCCGATTTGCCCTATGGACGAATATGCAAGCATACGTTTCATGCTTGTTTGAGTAATAGCAAGGAGATTCCCCAAAATCATGCTAAGAATAGCTAGGATTTCCAGAAGAAGATGCCATTCGTTTGATGAGAAATAAAAAGGAATATCGAGAATTCGCGTGGCTGAAGCTGAAGCAGCTACTTTCGAAGTAACAGAAAGAAAAGCAACGACTGGAGTGGGGGAGTCAGAGTCGAAAAGAGGATTCCTCGCTTCTTTCTCTCATGCAAAACCGTGCATGAGACTTTCATCTCGCACGGCTCCTAAgtgataaaagaaagaagaactcgtcttctctcttttttgattACCTTCCTCGCGTATGTATAAGACCGAATCCATTCTTTTTCGAAATCGATTTCGAAAAAGAACTACTAATCCTTAACTTTTCGAGGAATCCTTCATCAGTGGTTGTGAATGACTGACTTTTTCAATCCTTTCGACCTTGGTTCCGTAGGAGCAAGTCAGAAAGGTTGAGAAATAGAACCATCTGATTTGATTCGTTCCCAATAGCCATGAGATGATCATCTTAGGGTGATCCTTTTGTCAACGGATGCTCCTATTACACTCGTAGTCTCTGAAGGATGAGAACCCACTATGTAGCATCTACATCGATAATTCAAGCATTGTATACGTCATTAGTCCGATTCTTTGTAGGAACTACCCGTAATAACGAACTTGCAAAATGGATCTGTTTATCATAAAGAGATTCATTGTTCCTGACCCTGCTTCACCTTAATTGTTATTTGAACAAAAAGATCACAATAAACTTTTGGTAAAAGTTCTATCTTGGTCGGAGTGGGGATAGCATTTCTCTTCTGCATGTCTATGGAGTTTTGCAAAACCCAAACACCTCAGAGATAGATATAGAGGTAGGAATTTGTCGAACGAACCACACTCCTTCGTAGACGTCAGGAGTCCATTGATGAAAAGGGGCTAGGGAAAGCTTAAACCCAAGTCCTACAGTGATGGATATAAGCGCAATTGAAATTCCTGGGGAGTTATACATTTGTGTATTGATAAGACCGTTCACAATTTCTTGAAGCTCGATCTCCCCCCCAGATGAACCATATAGCCAAGAGAAACCATGAACCAGAATAGAAGAGCTTGCCCCACCCATGAGTAAATATTTCATAGTAGCCTCATTAGACCGTAGATCTCTCTTGGTATATCCAGACAATAGGTAGGAACATAAACTGAAACATTCTGGAGCTACAAAGATAGTTATTAAATCGTTAGCACCACATAAAAACATTCCCCCTAGAGTAGCTGTTAATACGAATAACAGAAACTCTGTTATAGCCATTTCTGTACATTCAATGTACTCTACGGATAGAGGAATACATAAAGTTGAACATAATAAAATGAGAAATTGAAAGATTTCGTTGAAATTGTTCGTTTGGAAATTTCCCGAAAAGCTAATTATAGGTTCTTCTCTCCATCGGAACAATAGGGCCGTTATGCTTATTACTAAACTTGTTGAAGAGATGAAATAGAACCAAGGTCTATCTTTTTGATCAGAGGTTGAATCGATCATCAGAAGAAGAATTAGGCCAAAAATTAGGATACATTCTGGGAAAATGAAACTTCCATTGAAGAGAAGCAAATGAAACGCTTTCATAAAAATTCTCGTAGAATCGAGAATGAAGTTTTCATTCTGTACATGCCAGATCATGAATTAGTAACTGCATCCAATCTCCGAAAAGTCCCGATTGTTTCGATTTTTGAAATGGGATATTTACGGAATCCCCATGAATAGGATCAAACCTTATTCCATGCTATTTCCATAAG contains:
- the LOC125531818 gene encoding NAD(P)H-quinone oxidoreductase subunit 2 B, chloroplastic-like — its product is MIWHVQNENFILDSTRIFMKAFHLLLFNGSFIFPECILIFGLILLLMIDSTSDQKDRPWFYFISSTSLVISITALLFRWREEPIISFSGNFQTNNFNEIFQFLILLCSTLCIPLSVEYIECTEMAITEFLLFVLTATLGGMFLCGANDLITIFVAPECFSLCSYLLSGYTKRDLRSNEATMKYLLMGGASSSILVHGFSWLYGSSGGEIELQEIVNGLINTQMYNSPGISIALISITVGLGFKLSLAPFHQWTPDVYEGVWFVRQIPTSISISEVFGFCKTP